The Rhinopithecus roxellana isolate Shanxi Qingling chromosome 13, ASM756505v1, whole genome shotgun sequence genome contains a region encoding:
- the LOC115892851 gene encoding LOW QUALITY PROTEIN: semenogelin-2-like (The sequence of the model RefSeq protein was modified relative to this genomic sequence to represent the inferred CDS: inserted 2 bases in 2 codons) — MKPNIIFILSLLLILEKQAAVMGQKGGSKGRCRGSLPISHTNTKGQYYSGQKDKQHTESKGSFSIQHTYHVDANDHDRTQKSQQYDLNAQHKTTKSEQHLRGSQELLNYKQEGRDRAKPKGHFHLIVIHHKGGQVHHGTQNPSQDQGNSPSGKGLSSQYSNTEERLWVHGLSKEQASASGAQKGRTQGGSQSSYVLQTEELVTNKQQHETQNSLRNKGHYQNVVEVREEHSSKLQTSPSCPXQSHRLQHGSKDIFTTQGELLVYNKNQHQTKNLNQDQEHGRKAHKISYQPSSTEERRLHYGENGVQKDVSQSSIYSQTEEKARGKSHKQITIPSQEQEHSQKANKISYQSSSTEERRLHYGENGVQKDVSQSSIYRQTEEKARGKSQKQVTIPSQEEEHSQKANKISYQSSSTEERRLHYGENGVQKDVSQSRIYSQTEEKARGKSHKQITIPSQEQEHSQKANKISYQSSSTEERRLHYGENGVQKDVSQSSIYRQTEEKARGKSQKQVTIPSQEEEHSQKAKKXSYIPSSSTEERRLHYGENGVQKDVSQSRIYSQTEEKARGKSHKQIKFPVKSKSIAKR; from the exons ATGAAGCCCAACATCATCTTCATACTTTCCCTGCTCCTCATCTTGGAGAAGCAAGCAGCTGTGATGGGACAAAAAG GTGGATCAAAAGGCCGTTGCCGAGGATCTCTCCCAATTTCACATACAAACACAAAGGGCCAGTACTATTCtggacaaaaagacaaacaacataCTGAATCTAAAGGCAGTTTTTCTATTCAACACACATATCATGTAGACGCCAATGATCATGACCGGACCCAAAAAAGTCAGCAATATGATTTGAATGCCCAACATAAAACGACAAAATCAGAACAACATCTACGTGGAAGTCAAGAACTGCTCAATTACAAACAAGAAGGCAGAGACCGTGCTAAACCAAAAGGTCATTTTCATCTGATAGTTATACATCATAAAGGAGGCCAAGTTCATCATGGGACACAAAATCCTTCTCAAGATCAAGGGAATAGCCCATCTGGAAAGGGACTATCTAGTCAATATTCAAACACAGAGGAAAGGCTATGGGTTCATGGACTAAGTAAAGAACAAGCTTCGGCCTCTGGTGCACAAAAAGGTAGAACACAAGGTGGATCCCAAAGCAGTTATGTTCTCCAAACTGAAGAGCTAGTAACTAACAAACAACAACATGAGACTCAAAATTCTCTTCGAAATAAAGGGCATTACCAAAATGTGGTTGAAGTGAGAGAGGAACATTCAAGTAAACTACAAACTTCACCCTCCTGTC CACAATCACACAGACTCCAACATGGATCCAAAGACATTTTTACTACCCAAGGTGAGCTCCTGGTGTATAACAAGAATCAACACCAGACAAAAAATCTCAATCAAGATCAAGAGCATGGCCGGAAGGCACATAAAATATCATACCAACCTTCAAGTACAGAAGAAAGACGACTCCACTATGGAGAAAATGGTGTTCAGAAAGATGTATCCCAAAGCAGTATTTACAGCCAAACCGAAGAGAAAGCACGTGGCAAGTCTCACAAACAGATAACAATTCCCAGTCAAGAGCAAGAGCATAgccaaaaggcaaataaaatatcATACCAATCTTCAAGTACAGAAGAGAGACGACTCCACTATGGAGAAAATGGTGTTCAGAAAGATGTATCCCAAAGCAGTATCTATAGGCAAACTGAAGAGAAAGCACGTGGCAAGTCTCAAAAACAGGTAACAATTCCCAGTCAAGAGGAAGAGCATAgccaaaaggcaaataaaatatcATACCAATCTTCAAGTACAGAAGAGAGACGACTCCACTATGGAGAAAATGGTGTTCAGAAAGATGTATCCCAAAGCCGTATTTACAGCCAAACCGAAGAGAAAGCACGTGGCAAGTCTCACAAACAGATAACAATTCCCAGTCAAGAGCAAGAGCATAgccaaaaggcaaataaaatatcATACCAATCTTCAAGTACAGAAGAGAGACGACTCCACTATGGAGAAAATGGTGTTCAGAAAGATGTATCCCAAAGCAGTATCTATAGGCAAACTGAAGAGAAAGCACGTGGCAAGTCTCAAAAACAGGTAACAATTCCCAGTCAAGAGGAAGAGCATAgccaaaaggcaaaaa tatCATACATACCATCTTCAAGTACAGAAGAGAGACGACTCCACTATGGAGAAAATGGTGTTCAGAAAGATGTATCCCAAAGCCGTATTTACAGCCAAACCGAAGAGAAAGCACGTGGCAAGTCTCACAAACAGATCAAATTCCCAGTCAAGAGCAAGAGCATAgccaaaaggtaa